A genomic stretch from Algoriphagus halophilus includes:
- a CDS encoding TrkH family potassium uptake protein, with amino-acid sequence MIHFKEIAKIMGALLVLISLLMLPGVGFSLHFNEDPWPVLSSAVITMVIGGILFFSFSKQDQNIRKREGYLIVSLSWIFMAGFGMLPFILSHEIYSFSDALFETTSGITTTGASILNDIEAMPKGLLFWRSMLQWIGGLGIIVLTVAIFPLLGIGGIELFVAESPGPTSDKVHPRISETAKRLWYVYVGLTIAATLLYWVGGMTFYDAINHALTTLATGGFSTKNASMAYYDSAFIQYTAIFFMFLAGTNFTVIYFGLVGKFRRVLKSDEFKAYAFIVLATSVVLFFPIFTKIGSDAELAFRKSAFQVVSLITTTGFVSDDYTQYGQGMTFICFILLFVGGSAGSTAGGIKFVRHLTFFKNSYLEFKRLVHPRAIVPLIINGDRVTGRIVTHIMNFLLLYLLIFVFGAFVLSIMGYDLETSLGATATCLGNVGPAIGKVGPVDNFSFFSPTAKIFLSFIMLLGRLELFTILILFTPFFWRAN; translated from the coding sequence ATGATTCACTTTAAAGAGATCGCCAAAATCATGGGAGCCCTCTTGGTGCTGATATCACTGTTGATGCTTCCTGGAGTTGGTTTTTCATTGCATTTTAATGAAGATCCCTGGCCGGTTTTAAGTTCTGCGGTGATCACCATGGTCATCGGAGGGATTCTGTTTTTTTCCTTCTCCAAGCAGGATCAAAATATCCGGAAGCGGGAAGGTTATTTAATCGTCTCCTTGAGTTGGATTTTTATGGCGGGATTTGGAATGCTTCCATTCATCCTCAGCCATGAAATCTATTCTTTTTCAGATGCCTTATTTGAAACCACCTCCGGGATCACCACCACAGGAGCTTCCATCCTGAACGACATAGAAGCCATGCCCAAAGGGCTTTTGTTCTGGAGAAGCATGCTGCAGTGGATAGGAGGTTTAGGGATCATCGTATTGACCGTCGCGATCTTTCCCTTATTGGGTATTGGTGGAATTGAATTGTTTGTGGCTGAATCCCCCGGACCTACTTCTGACAAGGTACATCCCAGGATTTCAGAAACTGCCAAGCGATTATGGTATGTTTATGTAGGTTTGACCATCGCGGCTACCTTGTTGTATTGGGTGGGGGGGATGACGTTCTATGATGCCATCAATCATGCGCTAACCACGTTGGCAACAGGTGGTTTCTCCACCAAGAACGCAAGTATGGCCTATTACGACTCTGCATTTATCCAGTATACTGCCATCTTCTTTATGTTTTTGGCGGGTACCAACTTTACGGTGATTTATTTCGGATTGGTAGGAAAGTTTAGAAGAGTGCTTAAAAGCGATGAATTTAAGGCCTATGCTTTCATTGTGCTCGCTACCTCTGTGGTCTTGTTTTTCCCAATATTCACCAAAATTGGATCAGATGCCGAATTGGCATTCCGTAAATCTGCTTTTCAGGTCGTTTCGCTCATTACTACCACTGGTTTTGTGTCAGATGATTATACCCAATATGGCCAGGGAATGACCTTCATTTGTTTTATTTTGTTATTCGTGGGTGGTTCTGCAGGTTCAACCGCGGGTGGTATCAAGTTCGTAAGGCACCTCACCTTTTTCAAAAACTCCTACCTGGAATTTAAAAGATTGGTTCACCCCAGGGCCATCGTACCTCTGATCATCAATGGAGATCGCGTGACCGGAAGAATTGTAACCCACATCATGAACTTCCTGTTGTTGTACCTGCTGATCTTCGTATTTGGAGCATTTGTCCTATCCATTATGGGATATGATCTGGAGACTTCGCTGGGGGCAACCGCCACTTGTTTGGGGAATGTGGGACCTGCCATTGGTAAAGTAGGACCGGTTGATAATTTCTCGTTCTTCAGCCCGACCGCGAAGATTTTCCTTTCCTTTATTATGCTGCTGGGAAGATTGGAGTTATTTACGATTTTGATTCTTTTTACCCCATTCTTCTGGAGGGCCAATTAA
- a CDS encoding TonB-dependent receptor, whose protein sequence is MKLIQYTIFLSLVLLFGSKNTYAQKCDLSIRGRILHQENNDPIVGAYIWVIESATGAVSDENGNFIVKNLCQGDYHLTIQYLGHKEIQDSISLSSNNFNKTYRLEEESLDLGGVEIHGHRFAVQTTTAVTALYGEALLEARGENLGESLKRISGVTTFSTGNSIAKPVIHGMHSNRIMILNNGIRLEGQQWGAEHAPEIDPFVADEITVIKGAETVRYGPEAMGGVILVNPAPIPTKKDPKTNIYLNGGTNGRMGNISISHADGSNKIKGLGYQVQASAKRAGNIKSPDYFQGNTGLSELNFSGSVGYSSSKLGIEGYYSYFNTTLGILRDSHTGNLDDLLAIIENGRPFSDPGFTYEIINPKQVVSHHLAKVKSHYHLSDTWKLNFQYGFQTNNRQEFDKRRGDLNERPSLDLQLFTNTLDLFIDHNLKNEWSGSFGLNAIQQANNNVPGTGVTPLIPNYDMINLGIYAIEKYSKGPLELEGGLRFDTRSVNTARYVDSELQEAELSYTNFSAFIGGLYQISPKVTFNSNLGTAWRPPNVNELFSEGLHHGAAAVEIGDPDLNSEKSLKWVNAFEYDGGRTHLELTAYANHISDYIYLNPTGETYVSLRGTFNVYEYLQANAFFYGFDFSGSYVFTERLSAYAKGSIIRAKNTDENNYFPFIPSDRMDWGLAYQFGSLKNSQTNKLTLSNMLVAKQHREPDFDLAPAPPAYALFNLAYQKKFILGENQLNVGVQIQNLFNTSYKEYMNRFRYFTDDMGRNILLKINYQF, encoded by the coding sequence GTGAAACTTATTCAATACACCATTTTCCTCTCGTTGGTCCTCCTTTTTGGTTCCAAAAATACCTATGCCCAAAAATGTGATTTATCCATAAGGGGCAGGATTTTGCACCAAGAAAACAATGATCCTATTGTAGGAGCCTATATCTGGGTAATTGAAAGTGCCACCGGAGCAGTTTCTGATGAAAATGGAAACTTTATAGTCAAAAATCTTTGTCAGGGGGATTATCACCTCACCATTCAATACCTGGGACATAAGGAGATCCAAGACAGTATTTCATTATCCTCCAACAACTTCAACAAAACCTATAGGCTGGAAGAAGAATCCCTTGATTTGGGAGGAGTGGAAATTCACGGTCATCGGTTTGCCGTGCAAACCACGACAGCCGTTACGGCCCTCTATGGGGAGGCATTGCTGGAAGCGAGAGGTGAAAATTTGGGGGAAAGTCTCAAGCGGATCTCTGGGGTAACCACTTTTTCCACAGGAAACAGCATCGCAAAACCCGTGATCCATGGGATGCATAGTAATAGAATTATGATTCTCAACAATGGAATCAGATTAGAGGGTCAGCAGTGGGGCGCAGAACATGCACCGGAAATTGATCCTTTTGTAGCAGATGAGATTACGGTCATCAAAGGAGCTGAAACGGTAAGGTATGGACCTGAGGCAATGGGTGGGGTCATTTTGGTAAACCCTGCTCCTATTCCTACCAAGAAAGATCCCAAGACCAATATTTACCTCAACGGTGGAACCAATGGAAGAATGGGCAACATTTCCATTTCCCATGCGGATGGATCCAATAAAATCAAAGGATTGGGTTACCAGGTCCAAGCCTCTGCCAAGAGGGCTGGAAACATTAAATCCCCGGATTACTTTCAGGGAAACACCGGATTGAGCGAGCTAAACTTCTCTGGTTCTGTAGGATATAGCAGTTCCAAGTTAGGGATAGAAGGGTATTATAGCTACTTCAATACCACTTTAGGGATTTTAAGGGATTCCCATACCGGTAATTTAGACGATTTGCTTGCCATTATTGAAAATGGAAGACCTTTTTCAGATCCAGGGTTCACGTATGAAATCATCAATCCCAAGCAGGTGGTTTCCCATCATTTGGCGAAAGTCAAATCTCATTACCATCTTTCCGATACTTGGAAATTGAATTTTCAATATGGTTTCCAAACCAATAACAGACAGGAATTTGATAAAAGAAGGGGTGATTTAAATGAAAGGCCAAGTTTAGACCTCCAGCTCTTCACGAATACGCTTGACTTATTTATTGATCATAATCTGAAAAATGAATGGAGTGGAAGTTTTGGCCTAAATGCGATCCAACAGGCCAATAACAATGTTCCTGGAACGGGTGTTACCCCTTTGATCCCGAATTATGACATGATCAATCTGGGGATCTATGCCATTGAGAAATACAGTAAGGGGCCTTTGGAGTTGGAGGGCGGATTACGCTTTGACACACGATCAGTAAATACGGCCAGGTATGTGGATTCAGAGCTGCAGGAAGCGGAATTAAGCTATACCAATTTCTCGGCATTCATCGGAGGATTGTACCAGATCAGCCCAAAAGTCACCTTCAATTCCAACTTAGGAACAGCATGGAGACCTCCCAATGTCAATGAGTTGTTCAGTGAAGGATTGCACCATGGAGCAGCTGCAGTAGAAATCGGAGATCCGGACTTGAATTCTGAAAAATCCCTGAAATGGGTAAATGCCTTTGAATACGATGGAGGAAGAACCCATCTGGAACTTACTGCCTACGCAAACCATATTTCAGATTACATCTATTTAAATCCGACCGGTGAAACCTACGTTTCCTTACGAGGTACGTTCAATGTGTATGAATACTTACAGGCCAATGCCTTCTTTTATGGATTTGATTTCTCTGGAAGCTATGTGTTTACAGAACGATTAAGTGCCTATGCGAAGGGTTCAATCATCCGGGCAAAAAACACGGATGAGAACAACTATTTCCCTTTCATTCCTTCCGATAGAATGGATTGGGGACTGGCTTACCAATTTGGTTCCCTGAAAAATTCACAGACCAATAAATTGACATTGAGCAATATGCTGGTGGCCAAGCAACATAGGGAACCTGATTTTGATCTTGCTCCGGCTCCTCCTGCCTATGCCTTGTTCAACCTAGCCTATCAAAAGAAATTTATCCTGGGTGAAAACCAATTGAATGTAGGGGTGCAAATTCAAAACCTGTTCAATACCTCCTATAAGGAGTATATGAATCGATTCCGGTATTTCACGGATGATATGGGTAGAAATATTCTCTTAAAAATAAATTATCAATTTTAA
- a CDS encoding ligase-associated DNA damage response DEXH box helicase, whose translation MKDKRLQIAFNYFQTKGWKPFPFQIETWNDFLDGKSGLLNAPTGSGKTFALWFPAILEYIHQHPDSWKKPKNNGIQIIWVTPLRALSKDIQMAMQEVCEVIGLPWKIAVRNGDTDAKTRAALKRRPPECLITTPETLHVLISQKDHKQLFQTVNAIVVDEWHELVGNKRGVQVQLALEYIQSICPSTFRRWAVSATIGNLKEAAKALLGTHNPTHIVKANIGKEILVHPVFPEEIEKYPWSGHLGIRMLEKVIPIIEEGKTVLLFTNTRSQTEIWYQKILEARPDWAGWIAMHHGSLDMSVRSWVEESLHEGRLKLVVCTSSLDLGVDFRPVDRVVQVGSPKGVSRFIQRAGRAGHQPGLPSEIFFVPTNALELIECSALRDAIENNEMESQFPPELPYDVLIQFLVTLAVGEGLNPEEIYLVAKKTKSFENLSESEMSWLMDFITKGGASLGSYEDFLKVSLDEDGLYRVKSKRIAMKHRLSMGTIVSEVMLKVKFKNGAYLGSVEEFFISKMKIGDRFFFAGRSLELLQVKGLTATVKVSEKKTKNVVSWMGARMSLSSKLSDKIREILEYYNQGNYISEEIVRVLPILDLQNKLSLVPNRDTFLIESHQSKEGFHLFFYPFEGRMIHELMSALIAYRISISQPVTFSIAMNDYGFELLSDRPIQIEELLEEDLFSLDNFQEDIRHCVNESEMSRRKFREIASIAGLVFQGYPGKPTTFKHIQANSSLLFQVFESYDPDNLLLKQAHAEAINQQMDQEKMIKALKKINSQRIVLKNPVQFTPFSFPIMVDRLSRTSISSESIEDRIVKIQAQFEIQD comes from the coding sequence ATGAAGGACAAAAGGCTCCAAATCGCATTCAATTACTTTCAAACCAAAGGCTGGAAGCCCTTTCCCTTTCAAATTGAAACTTGGAATGATTTTTTGGATGGCAAATCCGGGTTATTGAATGCCCCTACAGGGTCAGGAAAGACATTCGCCTTGTGGTTTCCCGCAATTTTGGAATACATCCATCAACATCCGGACAGCTGGAAAAAGCCCAAAAACAATGGGATTCAGATAATTTGGGTAACCCCATTGAGGGCTTTATCCAAAGACATTCAAATGGCCATGCAGGAAGTCTGTGAGGTGATCGGGCTGCCTTGGAAAATTGCGGTGAGAAATGGAGACACGGATGCAAAAACCCGAGCTGCTTTAAAAAGAAGACCTCCGGAATGTCTGATTACTACCCCTGAAACACTCCATGTGTTGATCTCCCAGAAAGATCATAAACAATTATTTCAAACTGTCAATGCGATTGTGGTAGATGAATGGCATGAATTAGTGGGCAATAAGCGTGGCGTCCAGGTTCAGCTGGCACTAGAATATATTCAATCCATCTGTCCTTCGACATTTCGAAGATGGGCTGTTTCTGCCACCATCGGAAATTTAAAGGAAGCTGCAAAAGCTTTATTAGGGACCCATAATCCTACCCATATTGTAAAAGCGAACATCGGTAAGGAAATTTTGGTGCATCCGGTATTTCCAGAAGAAATTGAGAAATACCCTTGGTCAGGGCATTTGGGAATTCGGATGCTCGAAAAAGTCATTCCAATTATTGAAGAAGGAAAAACGGTGTTGCTCTTTACCAATACCCGTTCCCAAACTGAAATCTGGTATCAGAAGATTCTGGAAGCAAGACCTGATTGGGCGGGTTGGATCGCCATGCACCATGGTTCTTTGGATATGTCCGTGAGATCCTGGGTGGAAGAATCCCTACATGAAGGAAGGTTAAAATTGGTGGTATGTACCTCCAGCCTGGATTTAGGGGTGGATTTTAGACCGGTGGACCGGGTCGTTCAAGTGGGAAGTCCCAAAGGCGTCTCCCGCTTTATCCAAAGGGCAGGGAGAGCGGGGCATCAACCGGGATTGCCTTCTGAAATCTTCTTTGTGCCTACCAATGCCCTGGAATTGATTGAATGTTCTGCACTTCGAGATGCGATTGAAAACAATGAAATGGAATCCCAATTTCCACCAGAACTTCCCTATGATGTTTTGATTCAGTTTTTAGTCACACTCGCTGTCGGTGAAGGTCTAAATCCTGAAGAAATTTATCTCGTTGCCAAAAAGACCAAATCCTTTGAAAACCTATCGGAATCAGAAATGAGCTGGTTGATGGACTTCATTACCAAGGGTGGTGCATCCTTGGGCAGCTATGAGGACTTCCTCAAAGTCAGCCTGGATGAAGATGGGCTATACCGGGTAAAAAGTAAACGGATCGCCATGAAGCATCGGCTTTCAATGGGTACGATTGTTTCGGAAGTGATGCTCAAAGTGAAATTTAAAAACGGAGCCTATTTAGGAAGCGTGGAAGAATTCTTTATTTCCAAAATGAAAATCGGAGATCGCTTCTTCTTTGCAGGCAGAAGTTTGGAGCTCTTACAGGTCAAAGGGCTGACAGCCACCGTAAAGGTCTCTGAAAAAAAGACCAAAAATGTAGTCTCTTGGATGGGGGCCAGAATGTCCCTCTCCTCCAAGCTGTCGGATAAAATCAGGGAAATACTCGAGTACTACAACCAAGGCAACTACATCTCAGAGGAGATTGTGAGGGTGTTGCCCATTCTGGATTTACAGAACAAATTATCCCTGGTACCCAATAGAGATACCTTCCTGATTGAATCCCATCAAAGCAAAGAAGGTTTCCACTTATTCTTCTATCCCTTTGAAGGAAGGATGATCCATGAATTGATGAGTGCGTTGATTGCCTACCGTATCAGCATCAGTCAACCGGTGACCTTCAGCATTGCCATGAATGACTATGGGTTTGAACTTTTATCCGATCGCCCCATTCAGATAGAGGAGCTGTTGGAGGAAGATCTGTTTTCACTGGACAACTTCCAGGAAGACATCCGGCATTGTGTCAATGAAAGTGAAATGAGCCGAAGGAAATTCAGGGAAATCGCCAGTATTGCAGGGTTGGTGTTCCAGGGCTATCCGGGAAAACCTACCACTTTTAAGCATATCCAAGCGAATTCCAGTTTGCTCTTTCAAGTATTTGAATCCTACGATCCGGACAACTTATTGCTCAAACAGGCGCATGCAGAGGCCATCAATCAACAAATGGATCAGGAAAAAATGATCAAGGCATTGAAGAAAATCAATTCCCAACGGATCGTATTGAAAAACCCGGTTCAATTCACCCCTTTTTCATTCCCCATCATGGTGGACCGATTGAGTCGCACGTCCATATCCTCTGAATCCATAGAAGATAGAATCGTCAAAATCCAGGCCCAATTTGAAATCCAGGATTAA
- a CDS encoding class I SAM-dependent rRNA methyltransferase — MNYPKIILKKGKEISLKRKHHWVFSGAIFQKPEHLENGELVAVYSSREEFLGIGHFSHGSIMVRIISFENREIDQEFWNVKIQSAYALRQSLGLTANQETNVYRLVHGEGDLVPGLIVDFYNGTAVIQAHHVGMHAHIQEIAQAIHHTYGEKLAGVFDKSAETLPKNLGISSNEWIIGEPNTDLVKEYGATYKIDWEKGQKTGFFIDQRENRKLLASYSSGKKVLNTFCYSGGFSVLALKEGAKEVHSVDISPKAIELTEENVALNPEIEGKHESKVADVVKYIREIGDDYDIIVLDPPAFAKNMKARHNAVQAYKRLNAEALKKIKPGGILFTFSCSQVVDKALFAHTITAAALESGRNIKILHQVTQPADHPVNIYHTETEYLKGLVLFVE, encoded by the coding sequence ATGAATTATCCTAAGATCATATTAAAAAAAGGAAAGGAAATCTCCTTAAAAAGAAAGCACCATTGGGTGTTTTCCGGAGCAATATTTCAAAAGCCGGAACACTTGGAAAACGGTGAACTGGTTGCTGTCTATTCTTCCAGAGAGGAGTTTCTAGGTATAGGTCATTTCTCTCATGGCTCTATCATGGTCAGGATCATATCCTTCGAAAACAGGGAAATTGACCAGGAGTTTTGGAATGTCAAGATCCAATCAGCCTATGCCTTGCGGCAAAGTTTAGGCTTGACAGCCAATCAGGAAACCAATGTCTATAGGCTTGTTCACGGAGAAGGGGATTTAGTACCTGGCCTGATTGTGGATTTTTACAATGGCACTGCCGTCATTCAAGCCCATCACGTGGGAATGCATGCCCATATCCAAGAAATAGCCCAGGCGATTCACCATACCTATGGGGAAAAGTTGGCCGGGGTCTTTGACAAAAGTGCAGAGACCCTTCCCAAGAATCTGGGGATCTCCTCCAATGAATGGATCATAGGGGAGCCTAATACTGATTTGGTAAAAGAATATGGAGCCACGTACAAAATTGATTGGGAGAAAGGGCAGAAAACCGGGTTTTTCATCGATCAACGAGAGAACAGGAAATTGCTTGCCTCCTATTCTTCCGGAAAAAAGGTCTTAAACACTTTTTGCTATTCGGGAGGGTTTTCGGTGTTGGCGCTCAAAGAGGGGGCAAAGGAAGTTCACTCCGTAGACATCTCCCCCAAAGCAATCGAACTTACGGAAGAAAACGTTGCGTTGAATCCTGAGATCGAAGGCAAACATGAATCCAAGGTAGCAGATGTGGTCAAATACATTCGGGAGATAGGTGATGACTATGACATCATTGTGCTGGACCCGCCTGCTTTTGCCAAGAACATGAAAGCCCGGCACAATGCCGTCCAGGCCTACAAACGATTAAATGCTGAGGCTTTGAAAAAAATCAAACCAGGAGGGATCTTATTTACCTTTTCCTGTAGCCAGGTAGTGGATAAAGCGTTGTTTGCCCATACGATTACGGCTGCCGCTCTGGAATCGGGCAGAAACATAAAAATCCTTCATCAAGTTACCCAACCAGCGGATCACCCAGTGAATATTTATCATACAGAAACTGAATATTTGAAAGGACTCGTATTATTTGTGGAGTAA
- the rmuC gene encoding DNA recombination protein RmuC gives MSTESLLILVLVAQVIILVLIFYRRNDSSQKELLQSELQRVSREVELALIQSRKEANENLTAQFRLVFDNQRATSRDQNEALKTFGEVFRRNVQEFNTLQKEKFGDLNRRQDELMKTTELRLEKIRETVDEKLQKTLETRLGQSFEMVSKQLQSVQKGLGEMQSLANGVGDLKRVLSNVKSRGVLGEYQLQAILDNVLTPDQYILNAAIGQTGRERVEFAVKMPGNESQVLLPVDSKFPQESYLRLVDAYDLVDKSAIDFARAELIKAVRKAASDISNKYIQVPHTTDFAILFLPVESLYAEILREPGLSQQIQQEYKVLITGPTTLSAILNSLQMGFRTLAIQKRSSEVWQVLGGIKTEFGKFGALIEKTQKKLGEANSELDKLVGARTRAIQRKLKDVEELPEIESSKLLEE, from the coding sequence ATGTCTACTGAATCTTTGCTGATCTTGGTCCTAGTTGCCCAAGTGATCATCCTTGTACTGATTTTTTATAGAAGGAACGACTCCTCCCAAAAGGAGCTCTTGCAATCGGAACTGCAACGGGTTAGCCGGGAGGTGGAGTTGGCATTGATTCAATCCAGAAAGGAAGCCAATGAAAACCTAACGGCTCAATTTCGGTTGGTATTTGACAATCAACGCGCCACATCGAGGGATCAGAATGAAGCGTTGAAGACTTTTGGCGAGGTTTTTAGAAGGAATGTCCAGGAATTTAATACCCTGCAAAAAGAAAAGTTTGGAGACCTCAACCGCAGGCAGGATGAATTGATGAAGACGACTGAACTTCGGCTGGAAAAAATCAGGGAAACAGTAGATGAAAAGCTTCAGAAGACCTTGGAAACCAGACTGGGTCAGTCTTTTGAAATGGTCAGTAAGCAATTGCAATCCGTGCAAAAAGGCCTAGGGGAGATGCAGAGTTTAGCCAATGGGGTCGGAGATTTGAAAAGGGTGCTGAGCAATGTGAAAAGCCGGGGTGTGTTGGGTGAATATCAGCTTCAGGCCATTTTGGACAATGTATTGACACCGGATCAGTATATCTTGAATGCGGCCATTGGGCAAACTGGAAGAGAACGGGTGGAGTTTGCCGTGAAAATGCCGGGAAATGAATCCCAAGTGCTATTGCCCGTGGATTCCAAATTCCCACAGGAATCTTATTTAAGATTGGTAGATGCTTACGATTTAGTCGATAAGTCAGCGATTGATTTTGCAAGAGCTGAATTGATCAAAGCAGTGAGAAAAGCGGCATCGGATATCAGCAACAAGTACATACAGGTCCCACATACCACCGATTTTGCCATTTTATTTTTACCGGTCGAAAGTTTATATGCTGAAATACTAAGAGAACCAGGGTTGTCCCAACAGATCCAACAGGAATATAAAGTATTGATCACCGGACCGACCACTTTGTCAGCGATTTTAAACAGCCTACAGATGGGCTTTAGAACCTTGGCGATCCAAAAGAGGAGTTCTGAGGTCTGGCAGGTGTTGGGCGGTATCAAGACGGAATTCGGGAAGTTTGGAGCCTTGATAGAGAAAACCCAGAAGAAATTGGGAGAGGCCAATTCTGAACTCGATAAATTAGTTGGAGCAAGAACTCGGGCCATTCAACGGAAATTGAAAGATGTGGAAGAACTTCCGGAAATTGAAAGCTCCAAATTATTGGAGGAGTAA
- the trkA gene encoding Trk system potassium transporter TrkA, producing MGMNIVIAGAGDMGYHLAEQLSYDNKDITLIDTDREVLEYVASKLDVLTVQGDSTSFEVLQQANVERASMVLCVTTSEKTNIVTAVLAKQLGAKRVMARVRNHSYLNPENVNYFNNLGIDNLISPTMLCSREIFNMIENSSFTEVFDFGGGKLNIVGITLDQSNPLVNQRIMDTKTNPIFEDIRIIAILRDQKTIIPRGSTIIRNNDHVFFISNKKNTESIMDVLGQKKVTIKNVMIIGGDDMALTTALRLEDHFRVTLVNKDKERCKWLAENLSNTLVINGDYKNIELLVEEGLEQMDAFLALTESSETNIITSLTAKNHGVYKTIAHVDTREYIHISHSIGVDSLINKKLVAANEISRYLKKGTVDAVSGIYGVDAEFIQYSVCKTNRLVKKPLRELHFPDSAIVAGVIRGDKVFIPDGDFLLQMDDKAIVLALPEAKLPLEKLFH from the coding sequence ATGGGGATGAATATCGTGATTGCAGGCGCAGGAGATATGGGATATCACTTGGCCGAGCAATTAAGCTATGATAATAAGGATATTACACTGATTGATACAGATCGGGAAGTGCTGGAATATGTGGCTTCGAAGTTGGATGTATTGACAGTACAGGGAGATTCTACCTCTTTTGAAGTCCTTCAACAAGCAAATGTGGAGCGGGCAAGCATGGTACTGTGTGTGACCACCTCAGAAAAGACCAACATTGTGACTGCAGTCTTGGCAAAACAGTTGGGGGCCAAAAGAGTCATGGCCAGGGTAAGAAACCACTCCTATTTGAATCCTGAAAACGTAAACTATTTCAATAATCTAGGAATCGATAATCTGATTTCTCCCACCATGCTATGCAGCAGGGAAATCTTTAACATGATCGAGAATTCCAGCTTCACCGAAGTATTTGACTTTGGTGGAGGTAAATTGAATATCGTTGGGATTACCTTGGACCAATCCAATCCCCTGGTAAACCAGAGGATCATGGATACCAAGACGAATCCCATATTTGAAGATATCCGGATTATCGCCATTCTACGGGATCAAAAAACGATCATTCCAAGAGGAAGTACCATCATCCGAAACAATGACCATGTGTTCTTTATTTCCAATAAAAAGAATACTGAAAGCATCATGGACGTATTGGGCCAAAAGAAGGTGACCATCAAGAACGTGATGATCATTGGAGGTGATGACATGGCCTTGACCACTGCATTGCGTTTGGAAGACCACTTTAGAGTGACCTTGGTCAATAAGGATAAAGAAAGATGTAAATGGTTGGCAGAGAACCTTAGCAATACACTGGTCATCAATGGGGATTATAAAAACATTGAATTACTGGTAGAGGAAGGATTGGAGCAAATGGATGCATTTTTGGCATTGACGGAGTCTTCAGAAACCAATATCATTACCTCTCTGACTGCCAAAAATCACGGAGTATACAAAACCATCGCCCATGTGGACACCCGTGAATACATTCATATTTCCCATAGTATCGGAGTGGATTCACTGATCAACAAGAAGCTGGTAGCAGCGAATGAGATTTCAAGGTACCTGAAAAAAGGAACGGTGGATGCAGTATCCGGGATCTATGGGGTGGATGCAGAGTTTATCCAGTATTCGGTATGTAAAACCAATCGATTGGTAAAAAAACCGTTAAGAGAACTCCATTTTCCAGATTCCGCCATCGTAGCCGGGGTCATCAGAGGGGATAAAGTATTTATTCCGGATGGAGACTTTTTACTTCAAATGGACGACAAGGCGATTGTACTGGCCCTTCCTGAAGCAAAACTTCCGCTCGAAAAACTTTTTCATTAA